The Providencia rettgeri genome includes a window with the following:
- the ail_1 gene encoding Attachment invasion locus protein precursor produces the protein MNKITQGMMAAIVAGCFMGNVAQADNHTVSIGYAQSKVQDFKNIRGVNVQYRYEWDSPISVLGSFSYMKGDKSWSFTDYADDYYHQKIDVKSYSLLAGPAYRINDIVNLYGLLGLSHTKAKGDYQWVNSVGGNTATGHEEGHVSKNSTNFAYGAGVIINPMENIAVNIGYEGTQADMDGHKSMNGFNISVGYRFLGDSAKNPYS, from the coding sequence ATGAATAAAATAACGCAAGGCATGATGGCGGCGATTGTGGCAGGTTGCTTTATGGGCAATGTGGCACAAGCCGACAATCACACCGTCTCGATAGGTTATGCACAAAGTAAAGTGCAAGATTTTAAGAATATTCGGGGTGTGAATGTGCAATATCGCTATGAATGGGATTCACCGATTAGCGTGCTAGGGTCGTTTTCTTACATGAAAGGGGATAAAAGCTGGAGTTTCACAGACTATGCAGATGATTATTACCATCAAAAAATCGATGTAAAAAGTTATTCATTACTCGCAGGGCCTGCCTATCGCATTAATGATATTGTAAACCTTTATGGATTATTAGGGTTAAGTCATACCAAGGCAAAGGGAGATTACCAGTGGGTTAACAGTGTTGGTGGGAATACTGCGACAGGTCATGAAGAAGGTCATGTCAGTAAAAATTCAACCAATTTTGCCTATGGTGCGGGTGTGATTATTAATCCAATGGAGAATATTGCGGTAAATATTGGGTACGAAGGAACGCAAGCGGATATGGATGGGCATAAGTCGATGAATGGTTTTAACATTAGTGTCGGTTACCGTTTTTTAGGTGATAGTGCTAAAAACCCATATTCATAA
- a CDS encoding Retron-type reverse transcriptase translates to MHPIATPSRPLPHSYALDLAWDWLCHARRHFPPNADIWDLRHRWSDCRAAFLQQLQSGTYQLSPMQRVGKRHPRILWSSKDALALKWLELKIPPFLPVHPACEHVKGHGGGPQSVQRLKTLTQGPHAPYTWVCRTDIKGYYANIDKSRLLNQLQRHITDPALMALLTQYVHYTVDLGGVFHPPKKGIPRGCALSPLMGAFHLTQMDTYFAQKRVHYVRYMDDFVLLTQTRGQLRKAIRQLNQWFAAYGFTQHPDKTVIGRVAKGVDWMGAWLTDHGITGVAPRALDNHRTRCRQLYEQTSRLSVKQQADRVSQYRARWSQWVQCVLKGPKTAACPRTAPSGTTTGHSKSSTHPHPTSCTPSPLTLSSRFPIMGR, encoded by the coding sequence ATGCACCCGATAGCCACACCGTCTCGCCCGCTACCCCATTCCTACGCCCTTGACCTCGCATGGGACTGGCTGTGTCATGCCCGGCGCCATTTCCCGCCCAATGCCGATATCTGGGACCTGCGCCACCGTTGGTCTGATTGTCGGGCCGCCTTTTTGCAGCAACTCCAATCCGGCACGTATCAGTTATCCCCGATGCAACGCGTGGGGAAACGCCATCCGCGTATCCTCTGGTCCTCCAAAGATGCATTAGCGCTAAAATGGCTTGAGCTAAAAATTCCCCCCTTTTTACCCGTACATCCCGCATGTGAGCATGTCAAAGGCCATGGCGGGGGCCCACAATCCGTTCAGCGCCTGAAAACCCTGACGCAAGGCCCACATGCCCCGTACACCTGGGTCTGTCGCACCGACATCAAAGGCTATTACGCCAATATCGATAAATCGCGACTGCTGAACCAGCTCCAAAGGCACATTACCGATCCTGCCTTAATGGCCTTACTCACCCAATATGTGCATTACACCGTCGATTTGGGCGGGGTCTTTCACCCCCCGAAAAAAGGCATTCCCCGCGGGTGTGCCCTTAGCCCCTTGATGGGGGCCTTCCATCTCACCCAAATGGACACGTATTTTGCGCAAAAGCGCGTACACTATGTGCGCTACATGGATGATTTTGTGCTCTTGACCCAGACGCGAGGCCAACTGCGCAAAGCCATCCGACAACTGAATCAGTGGTTTGCCGCCTACGGCTTCACCCAACACCCCGACAAAACCGTCATTGGCCGTGTGGCCAAGGGGGTTGATTGGATGGGCGCGTGGCTCACCGACCACGGAATAACGGGGGTCGCCCCCCGTGCGTTAGACAACCACCGAACCCGGTGTCGACAGCTTTATGAGCAAACGTCCCGCTTGTCAGTTAAACAACAAGCGGACCGCGTGTCGCAATACCGAGCCCGGTGGTCACAATGGGTACAGTGTGTGTTAAAGGGACCGAAGACCGCAGCGTGTCCGCGGACCGCGCCCTCGGGTACGACCACCGGTCATTCCAAGTCCTCCACACACCCTCACCCTACATCGTGTACGCCGTCACCGTTAACGTTGAGTTCCAGGTTCCCGATAATGGGGCGCTGA
- the ynfD_3 gene encoding Protein of uncharacterised function (DUF1161), whose protein sequence is MKLKALSAIFLTLSISTFASASCESVIAEIKQKIINNGVPENHFTVVAVPNAEAESHEGKIVGHCEDESHKIIYTKK, encoded by the coding sequence ATGAAATTAAAAGCCCTAAGTGCCATCTTTTTAACCTTATCAATTTCAACATTCGCCAGTGCTTCTTGTGAAAGTGTGATTGCGGAAATTAAACAAAAAATTATCAATAACGGTGTGCCTGAAAACCATTTTACGGTGGTTGCGGTGCCTAATGCAGAAGCTGAATCTCATGAGGGTAAAATCGTGGGCCACTGTGAAGATGAATCCCATAAAATCATTTACACCAAAAAATAA
- a CDS encoding Fimbrial, major and minor subunit: protein MRKLKISVTALALASAVTSLGAMAATGVGSISHDIKFGGIIAENAPKWVWTLPQQTVRIDLKDGDAVEDSESNTKTWDIMQNRQPYRFLEGYMEPTVNGLAMLGLNADVKYLQDGVEVVPTAGANNTTELALKAIGNKDTTPVDGQLALTLEPVLLLAQAEKVGDTTLIAKQLADAGVTQANTNATEAYENAKTKLASQQSKVGATNITYDTSNVAPATSLADGTEVTIPTIGGYASTMTAGKLSFPKDTAVSQWISTITVQVQYK from the coding sequence ATGAGAAAACTGAAAATCAGTGTGACGGCGTTGGCCCTTGCCAGTGCGGTGACCAGTTTGGGCGCCATGGCTGCCACGGGTGTGGGGTCGATTAGCCACGATATTAAATTTGGTGGGATTATTGCGGAAAATGCCCCGAAATGGGTGTGGACATTGCCCCAACAGACGGTGCGTATTGACTTAAAGGACGGCGATGCGGTGGAAGACAGTGAGTCGAACACGAAAACGTGGGACATCATGCAGAACCGTCAACCGTATCGCTTTTTAGAAGGGTACATGGAGCCGACGGTCAATGGCTTGGCGATGTTGGGTCTGAATGCGGACGTGAAATACCTGCAAGACGGTGTGGAAGTGGTGCCGACAGCGGGCGCAAACAACACCACCGAGCTGGCGTTAAAAGCGATTGGGAATAAGGACACGACTCCAGTGGACGGTCAACTGGCGTTAACGTTAGAGCCAGTGTTATTACTGGCCCAAGCAGAGAAAGTCGGAGACACCACCTTGATAGCGAAACAGTTGGCGGATGCGGGGGTAACTCAAGCCAACACGAATGCCACCGAAGCGTACGAGAATGCCAAAACGAAATTGGCGTCACAGCAATCGAAAGTGGGCGCAACGAATATCACGTACGACACCAGTAACGTCGCCCCAGCCACGAGTTTGGCTGACGGGACCGAGGTGACTATCCCGACGATTGGTGGGTATGCGTCGACGATGACGGCGGGCAAGTTGAGCTTCCCGAAAGACACCGCGGTGAGCCAGTGGATAAGTACCATCACGGTTCAGGTCCAGTATAAATAA
- the faeE_2 gene encoding Chaperone protein faeE precursor produces the protein MNLIDCKRLCVNRKQLRVGILAAFGVMSLAMSNAWAALSVDQSRYIFEGDKEAVSIVVENASPKTYGGQTWIENIKETDLRPTFVVTPPFFKVPGNGKQVLRVIKALEQMPEDKESIYWVSLQEIPPKNKDGGVVGGAAYQGEIVVPSGEFDGRA, from the coding sequence ATGAATCTAATCGATTGCAAGAGGTTGTGTGTGAATAGAAAACAGTTACGTGTGGGGATTTTGGCGGCATTTGGCGTGATGTCCCTGGCGATGTCGAATGCGTGGGCGGCACTTTCCGTGGACCAGAGTCGATACATTTTTGAAGGTGACAAGGAGGCCGTGTCGATTGTGGTGGAGAATGCGTCACCGAAGACGTACGGCGGTCAGACGTGGATTGAGAATATTAAGGAAACGGACTTACGCCCAACGTTTGTGGTGACGCCGCCCTTTTTTAAAGTGCCGGGGAACGGGAAACAGGTGTTGCGGGTGATTAAGGCCTTAGAGCAGATGCCGGAAGACAAGGAGTCGATTTACTGGGTGAGTTTACAGGAAATCCCGCCGAAGAATAAGGACGGGGGGGTTGTCGGTGGCGCTGCGTACCAAGGTGAAATTGTTGTACCGTCCGGCGAGTTTGATGGACGGGCGTAA
- the faeE_1 gene encoding Chaperone protein faeE precursor, with protein sequence MALRTKVKLLYRPASLMDGRKNAETGLSTKIIDGQTQLVNTTPYIFAIADVLGENDASLPFDDKQHEALAMFAPGDTVTLPKGTAAKKVVSIDDLGHLGTHTLTGKVGSTDVGARDVKDAK encoded by the coding sequence GTGGCGCTGCGTACCAAGGTGAAATTGTTGTACCGTCCGGCGAGTTTGATGGACGGGCGTAAGAATGCGGAAACGGGTTTATCCACCAAAATCATCGACGGCCAAACCCAGTTAGTGAACACCACGCCGTACATTTTTGCGATTGCGGATGTGCTGGGTGAGAACGACGCGAGCCTTCCATTCGACGACAAACAACATGAAGCCTTGGCGATGTTTGCCCCTGGCGACACGGTGACGTTACCGAAGGGCACGGCGGCGAAGAAGGTGGTGTCGATTGATGACTTAGGGCATTTAGGGACGCACACCTTGACGGGCAAGGTCGGGTCGACTGACGTCGGTGCGAGGGACGTGAAGGACGCAAAATAA
- the fimD_5 gene encoding Outer membrane usher protein fimD precursor, whose protein sequence is MSVKRKKKLAPPVFPLRFLPVALGMAFGLGSMLPQCAQAAEDDLNLDFLQGGNNPAAATFLSATKAYYPGRYWVDVNINGVAKGKRILNVTPEEQQGLCFTPAWLADVDTYVRPDFYAATRKAAQGDDDAVCYVLDAQSDSTVDFDLSTQSLNLTLPQAGLTKADESLGWEFGHNALRLNYNANANKNTEGVDYYGSGSLLANVGEWIARGSASLTQDEQSISVFTVSKAILALQADLLLGKTAVSSGELGGLSTYGMTLSSNASMRRQTQGYTPVFSGTASSNARVTLRQGNTVLYSEVVPPGPFSIDDVTVLSGGDVVMTVTENDGSTTTQVFPITLISGQISPGEHEYSVSLGIIDNDNPDGTPTGGLGAFSYGYGLEHLSVRVGALVGSQFTGVTGEVASQLGMFGSLSAALSGTQSRYDEGNRQGQKTTLTFAKTFDIGTSIRLAYNRLSEAYDTLGEYNDTDYVNLKHRQRLKEDVTVGFSQPLWQGTTFSVNGWQRTYWQRDAKQQGVTGNFSTRIGQVSLSLAGSYYKTRANNEYSFSTSVSIPFSVFDRDFTTYASMSGVENGSNSYSAGASTSLTDRWSLAANESWGGDGNLGNQTSVWTAYDGRLAQLSGQMTHTNNGTLGSGSINGSLMYLPADNSFLLGKNISDTVAVVHVPGGRGVTMLGGLDKADRNGNLMVPLSSYQVNTLSIDASTLPPNAELAVTSKKIKPTGSSVTYVPFESTTVKRYLLQVRRPNGQFISAGEWAYAESGAPLGFVSHNGVILINTVDTLNTVRFSNCRIQGDQFNESNRLQEVVCE, encoded by the coding sequence GTGAGTGTTAAACGGAAAAAAAAGCTGGCACCGCCTGTGTTTCCCCTGCGGTTTTTACCGGTGGCGCTGGGCATGGCGTTTGGGCTGGGTTCGATGCTACCCCAATGCGCACAGGCTGCCGAGGACGATTTAAATTTGGATTTTTTGCAGGGCGGCAATAACCCGGCGGCGGCGACGTTTTTGTCGGCGACGAAGGCGTATTACCCCGGGCGTTATTGGGTTGATGTCAATATCAACGGCGTCGCGAAGGGAAAGCGGATATTAAACGTGACCCCAGAGGAGCAACAGGGGTTGTGCTTTACCCCCGCGTGGTTGGCGGATGTTGATACGTATGTGCGCCCGGATTTTTACGCCGCAACGCGCAAGGCTGCACAAGGGGATGATGACGCGGTGTGTTATGTCTTGGATGCACAATCAGACAGTACCGTGGATTTTGATTTATCGACCCAGTCGCTCAACCTGACCTTGCCGCAAGCGGGGTTAACCAAAGCGGACGAGTCTCTCGGGTGGGAATTTGGTCATAATGCCCTGCGTCTGAATTACAACGCGAATGCGAATAAGAACACCGAGGGCGTGGATTACTACGGGTCGGGGTCGCTGTTGGCAAATGTGGGGGAGTGGATAGCCCGCGGAAGTGCATCGTTAACCCAGGATGAGCAATCCATCTCGGTGTTTACGGTCTCGAAAGCCATTTTGGCCTTACAGGCGGATTTATTGTTAGGGAAGACCGCGGTCAGCAGCGGGGAGCTGGGCGGGTTATCCACTTACGGAATGACCTTGAGCAGTAACGCCTCGATGCGACGTCAGACACAAGGTTATACCCCGGTATTCAGTGGGACGGCCAGCAGTAATGCACGTGTGACGTTACGTCAAGGGAATACGGTCTTGTACTCGGAGGTGGTGCCGCCAGGCCCCTTTAGCATCGATGATGTGACGGTGCTCAGTGGCGGCGATGTGGTGATGACCGTCACGGAGAATGACGGTAGCACCACCACACAAGTGTTTCCGATTACGCTCATCAGTGGGCAGATTTCGCCGGGAGAGCACGAGTATTCGGTCTCTTTGGGCATCATTGATAATGATAACCCAGACGGCACACCGACTGGTGGATTGGGGGCGTTCAGTTACGGTTACGGTCTTGAGCATCTGTCGGTCCGTGTGGGGGCGTTAGTGGGCAGTCAGTTCACGGGGGTGACGGGGGAGGTGGCCTCTCAGCTCGGGATGTTTGGGTCGTTGTCGGCGGCGTTATCGGGGACGCAATCGCGTTATGACGAAGGCAATCGTCAGGGACAAAAAACCACCCTGACGTTTGCCAAGACGTTTGACATTGGGACCTCCATCCGGTTGGCGTACAACCGACTCAGTGAGGCGTACGACACACTGGGAGAGTACAACGACACCGACTACGTCAACCTCAAGCACCGTCAACGCCTGAAAGAGGATGTGACGGTCGGATTCAGTCAACCGCTGTGGCAAGGGACAACGTTCTCGGTCAATGGCTGGCAGCGGACCTACTGGCAGCGTGATGCCAAACAGCAAGGGGTGACGGGGAACTTTTCGACCCGGATTGGGCAGGTAAGTTTATCCCTGGCGGGCTCGTACTATAAAACGCGGGCGAATAACGAATACAGTTTTTCCACCTCGGTTTCTATCCCGTTTTCGGTGTTTGACCGGGATTTTACCACCTACGCGTCGATGTCTGGGGTGGAAAACGGCAGCAACAGTTATTCCGCTGGGGCCTCAACCAGCCTGACCGACCGTTGGTCTTTGGCGGCCAATGAGAGTTGGGGTGGTGATGGCAACCTGGGGAACCAGACTAGTGTGTGGACCGCCTATGATGGTCGGTTAGCCCAGCTCAGTGGGCAGATGACGCACACAAACAATGGCACCTTGGGCTCGGGGTCAATTAACGGCTCACTGATGTACTTGCCGGCGGACAACAGTTTTTTACTGGGGAAAAACATCTCGGACACGGTCGCGGTCGTGCATGTCCCGGGCGGACGTGGGGTCACGATGCTTGGTGGTTTGGATAAAGCCGACCGTAATGGGAATTTGATGGTGCCACTGAGCAGTTATCAGGTGAACACGTTGAGTATTGATGCCAGCACCTTACCGCCGAATGCGGAGCTTGCGGTGACCAGTAAGAAGATTAAGCCGACTGGGAGCTCGGTGACGTATGTGCCGTTTGAGAGCACCACGGTGAAACGTTACTTGTTACAGGTGAGGCGGCCGAATGGGCAGTTTATCTCGGCAGGGGAGTGGGCCTATGCGGAGTCCGGTGCCCCACTCGGGTTTGTGAGCCATAACGGGGTGATATTAATCAATACGGTCGACACCCTCAATACCGTGCGGTTTTCGAACTGCCGTATCCAGGGAGACCAATTCAATGAATCTAATCGATTGCAAGAGGTTGTGTGTGAATAG
- a CDS encoding Helix-turn-helix: MMESISKHNVPCLSSARFNRQVGVFLRGRRVALNLSGQQLGQILNLSQQQISRYERGTTSMTLYQLQVFMQALEFSWWDFFNGVIVELEKRDERNKSTQTNAPWPLSRRGVSEILS, from the coding sequence ATGATGGAGTCTATTTCTAAGCACAACGTCCCCTGCTTATCTTCTGCGCGGTTTAATCGTCAGGTTGGTGTATTTTTACGTGGCCGCCGAGTGGCGTTGAATTTATCGGGTCAGCAGTTAGGGCAAATTTTAAATTTAAGCCAGCAACAAATTTCGCGCTATGAGCGAGGGACGACCTCAATGACCTTGTACCAATTACAGGTGTTTATGCAGGCGCTGGAGTTTTCATGGTGGGATTTTTTTAACGGCGTAATTGTTGAGTTAGAAAAGAGGGATGAACGCAATAAATCAACCCAAACGAATGCGCCTTGGCCTCTGTCACGCCGTGGCGTAAGTGAAATATTGAGTTGA